The following DNA comes from Fundulus heteroclitus isolate FHET01 chromosome 1, MU-UCD_Fhet_4.1, whole genome shotgun sequence.
ACAATCAGTACTTTTCCTTTTTGCTGCCGGTTGATGATCGCAGTATCTCGGTTTGAACAGCAGATGGTGATCACCGCAGTAAATAGCAGCCTTGATCAGGATGTAGGGGACACTGTGACAGTTTCACATTCCGGCTACATTCCCTGCGGGGAGGCTGACTTGTAGGACACGTCGCTGTCGAGAGCCCTGCTGTGGCAACGGCTGGGACATGCGGGCACGTTGgagcaaaagaaaaccaaaaaccctatttatatatatgtatatatgtataaaatggAAGGATTTGCATCTTCGCTGACAGACCGATGCTGTAACTGAGCCAAGAGTGTAATTCTGACCCATAATTGTAGCTCAGCAGCGCCGTTACAAAGACATTTTGATTCCAGAGATGCTGCGGTGTAGCGACAAAATTCTGTGGGGCTTAAACGTCAGACGCcggatccttttttttccctctccggaggtgacacagcatTACATGCAATAAAGAGTAGGATGAGGGGGAACACGGTATGCAGAAAGCTTACGGGCCGCTTTCCTTCAAATGCCGGCATGCATCCACGAGGGGTTCCAGTCACGGGGGTCTTACCTGTGGGGTGGGGCCTCTCGGTGGGACTGGTTCTGATGTGCTTGGCGCAAACGCCTCGTCCCTGCAACAGAGCCTGCAGGGGGCTGTGCTCCCGGGGCGGGGGGACACAGCGGAGGCCCTTGGCACAGCTCAGGGTGTACACGCCGCACGGCTCCCCCTGGGCCAAGGCCGTGGTGCTGCCGGCAACGTTGTGGTCCCTCGGGGGCCGGCCTGCCCCCAGCGGGTCCCTGCAGGAGGGACAGACCTTGAAGGGGCCCCAGCGGCTTCCCCCGGCCCACGATCCGCAGTGGACAATCAGCAGCAACACAACGGCCGTCAGGTTAGAAAGGAGAGGCATCTTGTGTCCAGGTCTCAGGTTTTTGCACACCgtcacacccccccccctctgtcagTTGAATGTGGCCGATGCTATTTCTGGATGTATATCACTCTGtcgttcccccccccctctttcctGCGTCTTCTTTCCCTTCTGCGCCCTGAAACAGCAGGCTTCCTTGGTGGCGTTGCCGGCTCAGTCCCCCTGCAGTGCCAGAGGACACGAACGGAGATTGTGAGAGACACGGCAGAGCGGCAGCTTTTAAAGATCCGCCGGTGATCgggagtgagtgagtgagtgagagggagggagggagagagagagagagggagagcacACTTATGACACCTTCAGGGGCTGggactcagagagagagagagaaggagagaaggaggTGGCAGGGAGGGGGAGAGGAAAGGGGGGTGGATTATATTCCTTTCAGAAATTATCTCAACCTCTCCGCCCTCTCGCCATCCGCGGTAATCTGCCCCTTCAACTTGTGCAGCAGGCAACACATGCAGAAACATCGGTTATGTGCACCTTCGCTCCGGTGTCAACGATCTGACCTGATGGGTtcgccacactgcaaaaagggaactaaaagtaagtaaaattttcttgaaattgtggtatttttccttgatttgagcaggtaaataagactatttgccaatggaataagagttttgcacttaaaataagaaaaaattaatctccatcatcttatttcaagtgcaggatatgtctaattatgttattttaggggtaaatatactcatcccattggcaaatagtcttatttagctgctcaaataaaggaaaaataccacaatttcaagaaaattttacttacttttagttccctttttgcagtgcatggtgACAAACACAAACGTTCTGCGCGTGGGTTCCCTGCCAATGCACGGCCAGGTCTAAGTTTGTTTCCCCCCTGTGGAATCTTCTGCAAGGTGGAGAGACGATGTTTCCTGTTCAAACACGCAGCTGAGCTCCACGTCTGCAATGGTCCTCAATAATCTTTGAGATTTAACGGGAGCCTGGTTTAACGACTCAGATACTAAAGCACTGGTATGAATTAAcccttaaaatggaaaaaaaaaaggatgaaatcCCTCCTGGGGACCTTTGAAACACTTCAAGCCAGACTTTCTTCATAGTTTTACTCCAGAAGCTAGCAGTCCTTGGAGAACAGCGTCCCCGGCCGCTGCTTGGATCTGGACTAAGACGATTAGAATAAATTTTAACGAAAGAACGCCAAATTACATTAATTATGTTTTCAGAGTATCTTGCAAGACAAACAAGGCCTGATTCGGCTCCAGATTCAATCTAAGACAATCCAGTGCGTTTAAAGGAAAGGGCAGAGTCACCTCTGCAGAGATGCAGGCCAACTAATTGAAGTAAAACCCGTAAAGCAATAATTTGCTTCACCCAAGCAGTTTAGATGCTTTAATCGCCTACACAGCTTCTTATCCTGGCTTCAGAGCGTTGGCTGACTGATCCTGACCGTCTGagctgtaaaaacagaaaagtacaTGGTTATAGATTTATTGCATCACTTATCACTTATCTAATGTAAGTAGAAACAAACTAGCTTAAACCTCTGGTACACGGTAAAGCTGCAAATTAATTACCTTTCTGTGAGAGAGACATAGCGAGACATTTACagcacaatgtttttttgtttttttttattgctgcgGTAAAATGTCCAGGCTGAGCTTCTATCCCAGCCAAGATCTTTTCGCCACAAACATCCCtctgttacactgcaaaaatgcatctaaaaataagtaaaatgttcttaaagttagtgtatttgtcgttgatttgagcaggtaaataagatcatctgccagtggaatgagtattttgacccctaaaataagataattagacatcctgcacttgaaataagatgatggagatgagttgttcctattttaagtgcaaaaatcttattccattggcaaatcatttaaacatacttgctcaaatcaaggacaaatgcactaattttaagaagattttacttatttttagttccgtttttgcagtgtacacgGTAAAGTTCTCTAGTTAAAAATGGTTGACGTTCTGATGCCCAGAGGGGAAACGGGGAACGCTGACAGAGCGGCTCAATGATCAGCGGCACCCTTCTCCCCCTCTGTGTGTTACGCAGCTTTTCCTGCACATGTTGAATGAATACAAGAGTTAATGCCGGTTGGCATCATCTCTGCACCAGACACCAGGACTCGTGCTCTAGTGCTGCAGATCCAGCAGAGCTCAGTGACTCAGTGACGGACCTGTTCCTGCTGAAACACCAGGCTCTCGCCATCAGCCGCCTGGCGTCCAGGTTATTCTTGGCACTCAGGGCACAAATCACC
Coding sequences within:
- the igfbp6b gene encoding insulin-like growth factor-binding protein 6b; this encodes MPLLSNLTAVVLLLIVHCGSWAGGSRWGPFKVCPSCRDPLGAGRPPRDHNVAGSTTALAQGEPCGVYTLSCAKGLRCVPPPREHSPLQALLQGRGVCAKHIRTSPTERPHPTGPHPSHIGDLEKAPCRKLLNSVLRGLELTVFQSDRDIYIPNCDTRGFYRKKQCRSSKGMQRGHCWCVDELGTPVPSRAREDDALPCDGE